A stretch of the Gemmatirosa kalamazoonensis genome encodes the following:
- a CDS encoding uracil-DNA glycosylase codes for MPLPPIPKSWQPTLRHETEQPYYEALAEFVDAERAAHEVCPPKDEVFTALELTSKRAVKALILGQDPYPTPGVAHGLAFSVRPGKPIPASLRNIFKELVADLGVPAPTDGSLVPWAEHGVLLLNAVLTVRAGAPNSHKNKGWERFTDAVIRAVNEKSTRVAFIFWGAYAQKKIPLVDTERHAVITGAHPSPLTRGKGFFGTRPFSRANAALEAAGVKPIDWRLD; via the coding sequence ATGCCGCTTCCGCCCATCCCGAAGTCCTGGCAGCCCACGCTCCGCCACGAGACCGAGCAGCCGTACTACGAGGCGCTCGCCGAGTTCGTCGACGCGGAGCGCGCCGCGCACGAGGTCTGCCCGCCGAAGGACGAGGTGTTCACGGCGCTCGAGCTCACGTCGAAGCGGGCCGTGAAGGCGCTGATCCTCGGCCAGGATCCGTACCCCACGCCCGGCGTCGCGCACGGCCTCGCGTTCTCGGTGCGCCCGGGCAAGCCGATCCCCGCGTCGCTGCGCAACATCTTCAAGGAGCTCGTCGCCGACCTCGGCGTGCCCGCGCCGACGGACGGCTCGCTCGTGCCGTGGGCGGAGCACGGCGTGCTGCTGCTGAACGCGGTGCTGACGGTTCGCGCCGGCGCGCCGAACTCGCACAAGAACAAGGGCTGGGAGCGGTTCACCGACGCCGTGATCCGCGCCGTGAACGAGAAGTCGACGCGCGTCGCGTTCATCTTCTGGGGCGCGTACGCGCAGAAGAAGATCCCGCTCGTCGACACCGAGCGGCACGCCGTCATCACCGGCGCGCATCCCTCGCCGCTCACGCGCGGCAAGGGCTTCTTCGGCACGCGGCCGTTCTCGCGCGCGAACGCGGCGCTCGAGGCGGCCGGCGTGAAGCCGATCGACTGGCGGCTCGACTGA
- a CDS encoding DUF3320 domain-containing protein, protein MLRALVDRGLTVVPQVGVAGYRVDLGVLHDAVPGRFLCGIECDGVAYHASDTARDRDRLRQQVLEDRGWTIHRVWSTDWFKDRAGQIERLLALIAADTAGAGTAAASTAEPDAAAGTAESETARAEAAALGGMPPYVRPAVVPYTFAAGEERYADDDLLAAPAERLRDAVRDVVIAEAPVHDDDLVARVAGMWGTRVGSRIEARIRDAAAAAERAGAVRRRGAFWWGPADAVAVRSRTGTRIPAERIAPEEYQEAVRLVLAGGHALPREQLVTEVRALLGFARTGPALEDAIGGAIDALLAGGELGEAAAGIRKR, encoded by the coding sequence GTGCTGCGCGCGCTCGTCGACCGTGGGCTGACGGTCGTGCCGCAGGTCGGCGTCGCGGGCTATCGCGTGGACCTCGGCGTGCTGCACGACGCGGTGCCCGGACGGTTCCTGTGCGGCATCGAGTGCGACGGCGTCGCCTACCACGCCTCGGACACGGCGCGCGACCGCGACCGGCTGCGGCAGCAGGTGCTCGAGGACCGCGGCTGGACGATCCATCGCGTGTGGTCCACGGACTGGTTCAAGGACCGCGCGGGGCAGATCGAGCGGCTCCTCGCGCTCATCGCGGCGGATACGGCGGGCGCGGGTACGGCGGCAGCGTCGACGGCGGAGCCGGACGCGGCGGCGGGTACGGCGGAATCGGAGACGGCGAGGGCGGAGGCGGCGGCGTTAGGCGGGATGCCGCCATACGTGCGGCCGGCGGTCGTGCCGTACACGTTCGCGGCGGGGGAGGAGCGGTACGCCGACGACGACCTGCTCGCGGCGCCGGCGGAGCGGCTGCGCGACGCGGTGCGCGACGTCGTGATCGCGGAGGCACCCGTGCACGACGACGACCTCGTGGCGCGCGTGGCGGGGATGTGGGGGACGCGGGTGGGGTCGCGCATCGAGGCGCGCATCCGCGACGCGGCGGCCGCCGCGGAGCGTGCGGGCGCGGTGCGGCGGCGCGGCGCGTTCTGGTGGGGCCCCGCCGACGCGGTCGCCGTCCGCTCGCGCACCGGCACGCGCATCCCGGCCGAGCGCATCGCGCCGGAGGAGTACCAGGAGGCGGTGCGCCTCGTGCTCGCGGGCGGCCACGCGCTGCCGCGCGAGCAGCTCGTCACCGAGGTCCGCGCGCTGCTCGGCTTCGCGCGCACCGGCCCCGCGCTCGAGGACGCGATCGGCGGCGCGATCGACGCGCTGCTCGCCGGTGGGGAGCTCGGCGAGGCGGCCGCCGGGATCAGGAAGCGTTAG
- a CDS encoding DUF4011 domain-containing protein produces MTGTTQDPRLAAAVAGWQRALLDLTKRNRALNFRPTRVSTVAVVDEQPAEIFRRLVLREQPMRFAAAPEPPNGSPAEPPADDVDVPAPEFTPYDPATLDARQTDEVLQTALVPEALDHSLRRLDEQARLAIEEQGVNTLFLALGMVHYTEAEASDVTLRAPLLLVPVELTRRSARAGYQLRVTDDDPLVNPALAEWLRRTHDVALPELPDVEALDETYDLQTWLAAVAATIDARDGWSLKNDVVLALFSFQKFVMYKDLERNAAPIASHRLVTQLVTRAGTTDDHVVGLPDDVRRMDLDAEFPPERTYQVVDADSSQLRAIAAVARGHDLVVEGPPGTGKSQTITNLIARALAAGQSVLFVAEKMAALSVVHSRLVAAGLGEFCLELHSTKANKRAVIRSLGAALDRSLESVTAVAGAAQRLPAVRATLDEYVDAVHTLHGALGATPFDAYGELAVVRDAPRVTYTGPIEGVSRALLDATVRDLADLGAAAAPIGVPAEHPWRDASRPLYTDDALHTIAALARDLAARLDRLVYDAGVLETSLGLPPVRTLADVDALVAIADVLRRSPGAPVAVLASDRWNAAPPEATSLVARGRAAVALRERLLARLAPEALERDHAEDVSYVRHRSEGILSFLAVLDGRWRGIRARWTQYRRPGVAMSMAEQAELMADVDRLRAERSALAAADGASLFGAAWRGEASDWDALDAYVRWVTELRALAVRHALAPRVLELAARGPVDVGAVLALRDAARDAVTVLERLRAEVGWPADYLGAAPIAEIAGRAAKLAEHVALGPRWAAYETARRAVERGLAAELLGEVTSGALPARDAAAAFRRAFWLRWLTAVVTLRPALERFSTLTHEQRVAEFRDLDRRVFRENQATLVAQLRERVQQRLREGEAARGMPLLRRELARQRGHAPLRKTLGEATAAVRAIKPCWMMSPLTVAQYLPGELPTFDLVIFDEASQLPVEDAVGAVIRGKQLVVVGDPKQLPPTNFFAASLVDDHEPADGMPAYEDAESILEEYMGAGVPMSRLRWHYRSAHESLIAFSNVQFYEGDLYTFPSVETDTETLGLRFQFVEGGTYEGKGLNMVEARAVADAVVAFARDQLARSARGERPLSLGVGTFNLRQQLAIQDELEQRRRADPSLEPFFDRGAAEPFFVKNLENIQGDERDVVFLSVTYARSADGRLRYNFGPLNGDNGWRRLNVITTRARAAACWCSRPCTATTSTRRRRRAARSCCASSCCTRSAAGWRASRRAAPPTRSRRSSATCCARSSTVG; encoded by the coding sequence ATGACCGGTACCACCCAAGACCCGCGTCTCGCCGCCGCCGTCGCCGGCTGGCAGCGCGCCCTCCTCGACCTCACGAAGCGCAATCGCGCGCTCAACTTCCGGCCGACGCGCGTCTCCACCGTCGCGGTGGTCGACGAGCAGCCGGCGGAGATCTTCCGACGCCTCGTGCTGCGCGAGCAGCCGATGCGCTTCGCGGCGGCTCCCGAGCCGCCTAACGGCTCGCCGGCGGAGCCGCCGGCCGACGACGTCGACGTGCCGGCGCCCGAGTTCACGCCGTACGACCCGGCGACGCTCGACGCGCGGCAGACCGACGAGGTGCTGCAGACCGCGCTCGTGCCCGAGGCGCTCGACCACTCGCTCCGCCGGCTCGACGAGCAGGCCCGCCTCGCGATCGAGGAGCAGGGAGTGAACACGCTGTTCCTCGCGCTCGGCATGGTGCACTACACCGAAGCCGAGGCGAGCGACGTGACGCTGCGCGCGCCGCTGCTGCTCGTGCCGGTGGAGCTCACGCGGCGCAGCGCGCGCGCCGGGTATCAGCTGCGCGTCACCGACGACGATCCGCTCGTCAATCCGGCGCTGGCCGAGTGGCTGCGCCGCACGCACGACGTCGCGCTCCCCGAGCTGCCCGACGTCGAGGCGCTCGACGAGACGTACGACCTGCAGACGTGGCTCGCCGCCGTCGCCGCCACGATCGACGCGCGCGACGGGTGGTCGCTGAAGAACGACGTCGTGCTCGCGCTCTTCAGCTTCCAGAAGTTCGTGATGTACAAGGACCTCGAGCGCAACGCCGCGCCGATCGCGTCGCACCGCCTCGTGACGCAGCTGGTGACGCGCGCCGGGACCACCGACGACCACGTCGTGGGGCTGCCCGACGACGTGCGGCGCATGGACCTCGACGCCGAGTTCCCGCCGGAGCGCACGTACCAGGTGGTGGACGCCGACTCGAGCCAGCTCCGCGCGATCGCCGCCGTCGCCCGCGGCCACGATCTCGTCGTCGAGGGGCCGCCGGGCACGGGAAAGTCGCAGACGATCACCAATCTCATCGCCCGCGCGCTCGCCGCCGGCCAGTCGGTGCTCTTCGTGGCGGAGAAGATGGCGGCGCTGTCGGTCGTGCATTCGCGGCTCGTCGCCGCGGGGCTCGGCGAGTTCTGCCTGGAGCTGCACTCCACGAAGGCGAACAAGCGCGCGGTCATCCGCTCGCTCGGCGCCGCGCTCGACCGGTCGCTCGAGAGCGTGACCGCGGTGGCGGGGGCCGCGCAGCGGCTGCCAGCGGTGCGCGCGACGCTCGACGAGTACGTGGACGCGGTGCACACGCTCCACGGCGCCCTCGGCGCCACCCCGTTCGACGCGTACGGCGAGCTGGCGGTCGTGCGCGACGCGCCGCGCGTGACGTACACGGGGCCGATCGAGGGCGTGTCGCGCGCGCTGCTCGACGCCACGGTGCGGGATCTCGCGGACCTCGGTGCCGCCGCGGCGCCGATCGGGGTGCCGGCCGAGCATCCGTGGCGCGACGCATCGCGCCCGCTGTACACCGACGACGCGCTGCACACGATCGCCGCACTCGCGCGCGACCTCGCGGCGCGGCTCGATCGGCTCGTGTACGACGCGGGCGTCCTCGAGACGTCGTTAGGCCTGCCGCCCGTGCGCACGCTCGCCGACGTCGACGCGCTCGTCGCGATCGCCGACGTGCTCCGCCGCTCGCCGGGCGCGCCGGTGGCGGTGCTCGCGTCCGACCGATGGAACGCGGCGCCGCCGGAGGCCACGTCGCTCGTCGCGCGCGGGCGCGCCGCGGTCGCGCTTCGCGAGCGGCTGCTGGCGCGGCTCGCGCCCGAGGCGCTGGAGCGCGACCACGCCGAGGACGTGTCGTACGTGCGCCACAGGTCGGAGGGGATCCTGAGCTTTCTCGCGGTGCTCGACGGCCGCTGGCGCGGCATCCGCGCGCGGTGGACGCAGTACCGCCGCCCGGGCGTCGCGATGTCGATGGCGGAGCAGGCGGAGCTCATGGCGGACGTCGACCGGCTGCGCGCCGAGCGGTCGGCGCTCGCCGCTGCCGACGGCGCGTCGCTGTTCGGCGCGGCGTGGCGCGGCGAGGCGTCGGACTGGGACGCGCTCGACGCGTACGTGCGGTGGGTCACCGAGCTCCGCGCGCTCGCCGTGCGCCACGCGCTCGCGCCGCGCGTGCTGGAGCTCGCGGCGCGCGGTCCCGTCGACGTCGGCGCGGTGCTCGCGCTGCGCGACGCGGCGCGCGACGCGGTGACGGTGCTCGAGCGGCTGCGAGCCGAGGTGGGGTGGCCCGCGGACTACCTCGGCGCGGCGCCGATCGCGGAGATCGCGGGGCGCGCGGCGAAGCTGGCCGAGCACGTGGCGTTGGGCCCGCGGTGGGCGGCGTACGAGACGGCGCGGCGCGCGGTGGAGCGCGGGCTCGCCGCGGAGCTGCTCGGCGAGGTGACGTCGGGCGCGCTGCCCGCGCGCGACGCGGCGGCGGCGTTCCGGCGCGCGTTCTGGCTGCGGTGGCTCACCGCCGTCGTCACGCTGCGGCCGGCGCTGGAGCGGTTCTCGACGCTCACGCACGAGCAGCGCGTCGCGGAGTTCCGCGACCTCGACCGGCGCGTGTTCCGCGAGAACCAGGCGACGCTGGTGGCGCAGCTCCGCGAGCGGGTGCAGCAGCGGCTGCGCGAGGGCGAGGCGGCGCGCGGCATGCCGCTGCTGCGGCGCGAGCTGGCCCGCCAGCGCGGGCACGCGCCGCTCCGGAAGACGTTGGGCGAAGCGACGGCCGCGGTCCGCGCGATCAAGCCGTGCTGGATGATGTCGCCGCTCACCGTCGCGCAGTACCTGCCGGGCGAGCTGCCGACGTTCGACCTCGTGATCTTCGACGAGGCGTCGCAGCTCCCGGTGGAGGACGCGGTGGGCGCGGTGATCCGCGGCAAGCAGCTCGTCGTCGTCGGCGACCCGAAGCAGCTCCCGCCGACGAACTTCTTCGCCGCCTCGCTCGTCGACGACCACGAGCCGGCCGACGGCATGCCGGCGTACGAGGACGCCGAGAGCATCCTCGAGGAGTACATGGGCGCCGGCGTGCCGATGAGCCGCCTGCGCTGGCACTATCGGAGCGCACACGAGTCGCTCATCGCGTTCTCCAACGTCCAGTTCTACGAGGGCGACCTGTACACGTTCCCGAGCGTCGAGACGGACACCGAGACGCTCGGCCTTCGCTTCCAGTTCGTGGAGGGCGGCACGTACGAGGGGAAGGGGCTCAACATGGTCGAGGCGCGCGCCGTCGCCGACGCGGTGGTGGCGTTCGCGCGCGACCAGCTCGCGCGGAGCGCGCGCGGCGAGCGGCCGCTGTCGTTAGGCGTCGGCACGTTCAACCTCCGGCAGCAGCTCGCGATCCAGGACGAGCTGGAGCAGCGCCGCCGCGCCGACCCGTCGCTGGAGCCGTTCTTCGACCGCGGCGCCGCGGAGCCGTTCTTCGTGAAGAACCTGGAGAACATCCAGGGCGACGAGCGCGACGTCGTGTTCCTCAGCGTCACCTACGCGCGGAGCGCCGACGGGCGGCTGCGCTACAACTTCGGGCCGCTGAACGGCGACAACGGGTGGCGACGGCTCAACGTCATCACGACGCGCGCGCGCGCCGCCGCATGCTGGTGTTCGCGTCCATGCACGGCGACGACATCGACGCGACGACGCCGTCGCGCGGCGCGCAGCTGCTGCGCGAGTTCCTGCTGTACGCGGAGCGCGGCCGGCTGGAGAGCCAGTCGGCGAGCCGCGCCGCCGACGCGGAGTCGCCGTTCGAGCGCGACGTGCTGCGCGCGCTCGTCGACCGTGGGCTGA